In Labrus mixtus chromosome 9, fLabMix1.1, whole genome shotgun sequence, the DNA window TCAATTCACGATGGCACTGTCACCCACACTTTCTGTGGCACCATTGAATACATGTAAGttgttctctctgttttcttcttgtctttcaaCGACTCCTTCTCTAATACTTTGACATATATATAACTATGCATTTTGACTCCTTCTATTTGTACAGCTACCGTTGACTTATTAGCATTAGATATGTAGTCAAACCTGTTCACTGTCTTTGCTGCAGGGCCCCTGAGATCTTGATGAGAAGTGGACACAACAGAGCGGTGGACTGGTGGAGTCTAGGCGCTCTGATGTACGACATGCTCACAGGAGCGGTCAGTTAAAAATTCACAAACCTCCTCAAACATTTGACTCTATTGGGTTCTTATGAAATATAAATACCTGCTGGGAATGTTTGAGTAACCCCTTTCCCTCTCTATGCTGACGGTAGCCACCGTTCACAGGTGAAAACCGAAAGAAGACCATTGACAAGATCCTGAAGTGTAAGCTCAGCCTCCCGCCCTACCTCACACAAGAAGCCAGAGATCTCCTGAAACGGGTATGTCCTCTTTGTTCAAAAGCTTACAACCATCTTTGTTTATTCAATATAAGCCGAGGTTGTTGTGCGAGTGTTCTTCTGACGCCTGACTGCTGGTTTTAGCTGCTGAAGAGAAACGCATCGTCGCGACtgggagcaggagcaggagatgccacagaggtgcaggtgagtacaAGAAACAGGCTCCATGTCAGTTAACCTAGTCCACTGCAGAGCATTAGACAGCATTTAACTGATCTCTATCatttgtcaacaaaaaaaaaatgtcataggCTCATCCTTTCTTCCGGCACATCAACTGGGAGGATCTGCTGGCTCGGAAAGTGGAGCCTCCCTTTAAACCATTTCTGGTGAGTagaagagcagcagagcagaataCAGTCTGAGTCagaaagctctttttttaattgtagaTGGGGAATGAGAGAAtgttaaaagttgaaaaagatcACTGATAATGCTACTTCACCTTAAATTCTGGTTACCTGACTGACTTAAGGAGGGTAATGAATCACAAGTCATCTCTTGTTACAGCCTGACTCGTTAGTTGGAGCATTAGCTCAtgtttgccctctctctcttctaccTTTCCAGCAATCAGCTGAAGACGTGAGTCAGTTCGACTCAAAGTTTACCAGTCAAACACCAGTCGACAGCCCCGATGACTCAACTCTCAGTGAGAGTGCCAACCAAGCCTTCCTGGTAACTCCTTTGACTACATTTCAGATCGTTCCGTTGTTCATTCTCTccctgacattttaaaaatacgcGTCCTATTGAGAAAACATTGAATGTTGTGAGGAACGGTATAAATCACAACTATTTTTATGTTGTAGTTAGGCTTGTATTGTcttaaattcacaaacaattCTGGTGTCATACTGCATCACAGTGCAGAAGAAAAGATGCAAATCAAATTCATGGCGTGCTACAAATACCAGAGTCACGGCAAAGATGACTTCCACAGCTTGGTTGACAATTGCTCTGAATCAGGCGCTCATTCTTATTTGCACCTTATTGAAACTGAAAGTGATTCATctctgatgtcttttttttttagggtttcACATACGTAGCTCCATCAGTCTtagaaaacatcaaagaacGGTTCTCATTTGAGCCAAAAATCCGCTCACCTCGAAGAATTGTGGACAGCCCAAGAACGCCTCTCAGGTACGTCATGGAGTTTCATGTTTCCACAGGGTCTTGTCTTCCTTTTAATTTCTTATCAAGAGATGTATTATAACTGTcagttattgttgtgttttcttgattttaatatttttaggcttttgtCCTTCATTTAAAGGATTCCCAGATTAAATCCTCTACAGCTTTGATGTAACAAAATGCCTCCTCGTCTCTTTTCAGCCCTGTAAAGTTCACAGGGGGGGAATGCTGGGCCCGgagccccctcctccctggaGCTGGACCGAGTGTCCTGCAGTCCCCACAGGACCAGGCCATGGAGCTGTCCACACCAGAGCAGATGGACGTCACGTCAAACTCCGAGGCCTCCGCCCCTCTCCCCATCCGTCAGCCTGCCGGGGTCAACCTCGCTCAGATGAAGCAGCAGGCCTATCCTGTCGTGGCCAAGCGGCCCGAGCATCTACGTATGAACCTATGACCCACCGCACCTCTTTAGGAGAGTTTATTtcttgacgttttttttttttttctttgttgacattttttaagaaacaaagcaaaaaaaaccatAAGGATGTTAGAGACAATTAAATTCTTAAATTGCACATCCGCACACTACGTATACTGTCACAACCTGGAGTCTGTGCGTGGGCCTGGCACTCCAGCGTGCTTCAGTTTAAGTGTTACCGGCAACATCACCATCTCACCTCTTCTCCGACGACACCTCAGGTCTCGCGACCTTCGTCCTCTGATCCACTCTCTGATATATTGAACTGGAAATGTTCTTTTGGGAGCTACTGCCTTTTGTTTGACTGGGAAATCAAAGGCGTTGCTGTATCACAGTGCATACAAGCGGTTTTAATCTAATATGCAGTCAACAGAACAAGATGACGTTCAAAGCGCTTTCGGCTATTTGATAGAATGCCGGCAAGGACATACGTTCCTGCTATGGGGAGATTCTGACAGTGTAGACATAAAAACTCCCTGCTTCTGAACAAAATGATATTAATTAGGcttattaagaaaaaaaaaaaaaaaataatcattttgaGCAGCGTACACACTGGGGTTCTGGTATTGATGAAAATAGCTTTAGGTCTACAGATGTTTTAGAAAATGGATGAATTATTGTACCATTCATAAATGATGAATCAGATAGCCTAAATTAAacgagaaaaaaacatgttgactttTTACATTCTCCTGGCATTGGTTTTGTGGATGGCATGGAATGGTTTATTTGATATGGAAACTTCAGTTCTCTTGCCCTTCAAGCGTACAATGCTTTGGATGTGTCTACAGATTGGTTGAGACTTAGTTCAGCTTGATCACCTTCACCACCTAAAACATGAAACTAAGAATGGCACTGCTTTGCAACAATCCTCTCTGgctgtgggctcagcagagacACCACTGACCCATGGAAAGATGCGTAACAAGACACAGTGGCACCAGTTGATCTGGACACGGTCTGCAGTTGTGAGGTTCAAAGCTCCAAAAACTCAAGACAGCATTTACAGCCTCTTGCATCAGTGTCCACTTCTTTAGGAGGGATTTATAGGATTCCTGAAAAGCAAggaaattataataaaatgtgaaaaaacccagagtgcactgttttttttgtgtgttgataATCATCTGTATTCAAACAACACAAGTGAACATATATCTTTCAAATCGTATCAACAATGCATCCTATAAATGTTGACTTCCATCATGTATATCATCACAAAAAGCACTGCTAGAAGCATATGTCTCTATACTGTCACCCTgtgctgtccttttttttgttttgttattttgccgATTTTGAACCCTGcattcagtgaaaaaaaaaaaaaagatttctttagattaataaacattttccccatgaccaaaaagtCAACGAAGCAAACTCGGGTAACAGATctgaaaaccagaaaaaaataaaaacccaaatACACAGCTGAAGTGAGCAACCAAAAaggcaaatcaaatcaaacccaCAAACGTAGTAATGCCCCGTTAGGTTTCAGGGTCTCGTAACAGTTACCTTCTGACAAGAAAATGTACTAGAACATCCCAAGAAACACCAAAGCAAAGTGAGGGTGTATAAAAACAAGTCGCATTTGAGTGAATTACAGCAGAAGAATCGactgaagacaaaataaaaacatcgaCCTTCAATGTGTAGTTCACAAATGACACATACAAAATcctaaatgtaaaataagttaCAAATTCAGTCTCCTCTCATATCTTGACATGAACCCTGGTTGTGTGCTTCAACATTAATGATTGACAAAGCAGTGAGATATTCAACGCCGGCGTAGGAGAAAATACTGAAACTTTCActattatatacagtatgcaaAACTTTACCCAGGCTTTTGCTTCTCACGTTTAACATCAAGGCTGTTTCTCTGGAACCAGCATTGTCGTTTGGTGAAAGAATTCAGGCTGGTGTTAGTGTCCTACTTAAACGGGATCTTTTTTTACACTGCAAAGCTTTGTGAAACAAGGATTACTGTTACAGTATGTCGCATTCATAGTTGCCATACATGATCACAGCCTATGCACATAGTTTCTCTGAATATTCTCTGGATTAAGTTGTGAGACCAGGGACCAGGGTCtagctgggaaaaaaaaagtacaaatatttTGTACATTAATTCAGGCTTGTAAATGTAAATAGCTGAGTGAAAACAATTAACCAAACaagattaaaatgaagaagctgCGTCATCAAAGATTACTTTGAAAGAATGGATTTGTTCCTATGATGAGCGAAACTGACCCGATTTAAGAAAGTCTGGGTAAATAAGAGACTGTTACAATGTGTAACACTCGTGATATCTTGGTTCATTTAAGGATCGATTTGTAATATTATTAGTATTGGTTATACGTTTTGCATATTGTGCAAATAAGTCTTTATATGGAATGTGTCCTCAgcctggagagaaaaaaggtaaTAAAAGCAGTCCTCGTGTTTACCTAATTGTTGTTCTCGAGCCTACCCTTTGTAGTTTAAACATTCTTGCCCAATACAAAAACTAACCAAGGCACAAATGACTTCAGATGGGGGAAACAATGAACAAATAtattggaaaaagaaaactcattGGTACATATCTGAGACAATGGCAGCAATCAAGACACTCTTGATACTGGGTTTAACCTGCTCTGGCAACAGATTGGCTGACTCAAACAGCAAGTGCATACATAGTCAATTTGTGGTAgcacttttttctgttttgccttTTCCCTTAAGTATCCTTTTGTTACAGATATTCTATAAACAGGAAGGCAAAGTCACAAGAGCTGACTTACAAAAGCTCATATTGTGGCTAATCTTTTGGTTAAGGCAAACTCCGCATAGAATCAACCACTTTTTACTTTGTAATTTACTACATTTAAACTCAATCAGTATATCAAAGCAGGTCAAACCTATACACAcaatggtttggtttggttttgagCAGCAGAAAACAGTTTCAGCAAAGAAAAACcgtgaattaaaaataaaaagtctttgCTAGTCAGCGATGTTTACATTGGAGGCCTCTGTTACAGTTTCGGAACAGGAACAGCAAGAAAAATTCTTCCTCATAGAGACAATCGCTTCCTTCATCTTTTACATGAGCTTGGGATGACAGAGGTGAGAAACGAGGTGTTCTCTGAACGTAGCAGCTCCAGCAGGACCAGAAGGACTGAACCAGACGGATTAGGGTGAAACTACAAAATGTCCACTGTCAGTCATTGTTTGAAGAGAGCATGAGGGGGGAAAAGTTTGTGCTTCTGTTGAGTGTCGTCATTGATCGGCTCTGCACCTCCAAGCAGCTGGGCTCTGGTCCTGCAGACGCCTCATTTTCTTCCCTAACCATACCCACCAAGCTAAACCAATGACAACACACACCACTGACTCCACATAGTAACCATCCAATGTCGTCACACAAGCGCCGCCTTCCTTAACACAGAGCTGGAGATGAGAAGGGGGGAAAGAAGAATTAGTTCTATGTTCCACTTTGAATATTATcttgtagcccccccccccccccctccccttctttcTTACCCCTGACTCCTCTGCAGAGCCGCAGCTCTGCCCCACAGCCCCCTGACACTCCTTAGAGGTCAGCGGATCCACCAACCACAAAGCCACAGTGGATGGCCAGTTTCCTCCGAGGTTAGTGACGGTGTTCAGCAGGGTCATGTAGGTCCCCCCGATGAGGGGGTCACTTACTTTGGCATGGAAGGCCATGCAGGccacatacatactgtacaaagCCACCTGTAACAGAATGGAAACCATTTGTTCAAGTTGATCAGTtctaagaaatgtaaaaacgtTCTATTCAATCGTTATTCTTTAGTATGTAATACATTGATCCTTATAAACTGATAGCAAACAAGTCACAAGAGGTGTAAATGTAATCTCCCTCACTCCAATAAACCAAAAATGTTGTGACAAATGTCAATCAAATGCAGATGTTAGAGGAAAAGTCAGGGTATGACTGAAATCAGGAGAACTCATTGTGTGGGAACCCTTAATGTCTGTATGAACATGTTGACGTGTTCACTAAACAGCAGCACATTTTTACCAGCAGATGGCATTAGAGTATAAGTTAAAGGTTAACTGAAGTCAGTTGTAGTCATGCTTTGTGCACCCTAAACAATGTCTACAGTGTTTTATGGAAGTTGATTCAATAATTTGATAAATATCTGAACTTTGGATCAACCAATGTACCAACAGACTAACATTGTTATTTTGTGAAAGGCCCAACATGTAGGCAATGCTAGAAGTGTAACatgagagagcaggagagagacagaaatgccAAACCTGGTGTAATGCGTAGCTAATCAGCACAATGGTGAAGTAGTACACAGGGAACCCTCCTTCTTGTTTTACACTGGGGGTCCACCACACCAGCAGAGCATACTCCAGTCCTATGAGCAACCTGccaccacaacacaacaattcCTTTAGCTGTTTGCTCATCAAATGTGGCTATGCAAGGATtttagtgtcagtgtgtttgtgtgttgaaacCTGAAGGGGAACGCCTTGTAGAAGACATCCAGAGGTCTGGGCCCTGCGGTGTATTTACTGATGATCACAGGAAGAAGTATCTGCAGAGGAACCATGGGCACTGCCAGCAACGCCAGCTGCTCCTTTGGAACTCCTGCTTCCACTAACTTCAAACCTGTCACGGCGTCGGCTGCAGAGAAACCAACCTGAAACGCACAGAGGACAGCTTCACTTAATGAGGAATAGGCATTTAGGCAGCACATTTGCCAAATCAGTcatatttcaaaagaaaaaccaaATCACTATCAAGACATGTTCAAGTACTTTAGCCGTGAGAAGCAGTCCACAAAAGGTGAAGACTGTGGGCATTTTGATGATAGAAAACAGCAGCTTGTAGGTTTCCATGACACCCTGTGTCTCCTCCTGcactctcctctttcctttgGTGTGctcattttcacttttgatCAGGGCAACCAATGTTGTAGAAACGAGGAACACCATTCCCCAGAAGAACAAGAAATCTGTATCAGGAAATTGGAAAGCATTACAAAGTATACTCATTTCACAAACTGCAGTTCTCTCGTACAggaacacagatttttttttttacatcagggGATCATAATACCTGGCAAAGTGACAACGCCTGTGTCCTTGGGCACAACTCTGAGGTACTTGTTGCAGAAGTCTGCTGATTCCAGAGCCAGGAAGAGCACGTTCCCCAAGAAGTAGCCGGCTGTCTGGCCCACAGAGTTACACGTAGAAGCATAGCCGACGTTCTCTCTAGATAACATAGTCAGGGCCCAACCATCCACAGCTATATCCTTTGAAGCAGAAAAGATGGGAGAGATACCATCAAGTTGACTGTTCTTGTCTTTCTGTATAtattttgtttcagtgtttatgaTTTCTTACCTGTGTTGCTGCCAGGAAGGCAAGCATAAAGAAGACTCCAGTAAGTGTTACCACCTTTGGGCCTCCTTCGCTCTGCAGCATCGAATTGACTGACATAGAGAGGTAGATCATGAAGAGGCCAAGGAGGTACTGTGTTGGCACCAGCCATGACTTTCTGCAAAATGATGTCAGAGATGAATCAGGAAAGATATAAGCAGAGTAGAAACATTTCCATAACACTGTTTAAAACATCAAGAGTACACAAGTGTTCTTCTTACCTTCTACCAAACCTACTGAAGTAGAGAGCATCCACCAGAGGTGCCCAAAGAAGCTTGAGACTGAATGGCCAGAAGACAAAGCTGAAGAAGGCTTGGTCTCTGTAGCTCACATTCTTGCTCTGTAAGATTAAAGGAATACTACCAGCAAGTCCCAGAGGAATCC includes these proteins:
- the rps6kb1b gene encoding ribosomal protein S6 kinase beta-1, with the protein product MAGVFDIDLDQPEDNVSDDEIEEAQFNDIMDQCSGFEFNMDDCEKIEISEDNVNQGTENIRPECFELLRVLGKGGYGKVFQVKKVVGAASGKIFAMKVLKKAMIVRNAKDTAHTKAERNILEEVKHPFIVDLIYAFQTGGKLYLILEYLSGGELFMQLEREGIFMEDTACFYLAEISMALGHLHQKGIIYRDLKPENIMLNSQGHVKLTDFGLCKESIHDGTVTHTFCGTIEYMAPEILMRSGHNRAVDWWSLGALMYDMLTGAPPFTGENRKKTIDKILKCKLSLPPYLTQEARDLLKRLLKRNASSRLGAGAGDATEVQAHPFFRHINWEDLLARKVEPPFKPFLQSAEDVSQFDSKFTSQTPVDSPDDSTLSESANQAFLGFTYVAPSVLENIKERFSFEPKIRSPRRIVDSPRTPLSPVKFTGGECWARSPLLPGAGPSVLQSPQDQAMELSTPEQMDVTSNSEASAPLPIRQPAGVNLAQMKQQAYPVVAKRPEHLRMNL
- the slc33a1 gene encoding acetyl-coenzyme A transporter 1, which codes for MEHSDLTTHKNGRQRKLVSMRGMDRGESSSSEPDVEGDEAEDLISGSDSENRRHRVQPGIRGEMGNVLLLLFLYVLQGIPLGLAGSIPLILQSKNVSYRDQAFFSFVFWPFSLKLLWAPLVDALYFSRFGRRKSWLVPTQYLLGLFMIYLSMSVNSMLQSEGGPKVVTLTGVFFMLAFLAATQDIAVDGWALTMLSRENVGYASTCNSVGQTAGYFLGNVLFLALESADFCNKYLRVVPKDTGVVTLPDFLFFWGMVFLVSTTLVALIKSENEHTKGKRRVQEETQGVMETYKLLFSIIKMPTVFTFCGLLLTAKVGFSAADAVTGLKLVEAGVPKEQLALLAVPMVPLQILLPVIISKYTAGPRPLDVFYKAFPFRLLIGLEYALLVWWTPSVKQEGGFPVYYFTIVLISYALHQVALYSMYVACMAFHAKVSDPLIGGTYMTLLNTVTNLGGNWPSTVALWLVDPLTSKECQGAVGQSCGSAEESGLCVKEGGACVTTLDGYYVESVVCVVIGLAWWVWLGKKMRRLQDQSPAAWRCRADQ